Proteins from a single region of Planctomycetaceae bacterium:
- a CDS encoding PTS sugar transporter subunit IIA produces MQLTVRDVAKLLAVSEKTVYRWLDQQSLPAYKVNNQYRFNRAELLEWAMANRINVSKELFSEPESAGVALQSLGEAIKTGGIYYRVSGTDKVSALRSIVELIHLPQEVDREFLFSVLLAREEMASTGIGDGIAIPHVRNPIVLHVEQPMISLCFLEQPIDFKAIDGRPVYCLFTIISPTARAHLHLLSRLSFILQDAALKNSIRNQDTRENIFAHIARIENDLDNANKSVASQEMP; encoded by the coding sequence ATGCAGTTGACAGTACGAGATGTCGCTAAATTATTAGCTGTAAGCGAGAAAACAGTATATCGTTGGCTCGATCAGCAATCGCTCCCCGCCTATAAAGTCAACAATCAATATCGCTTTAATCGTGCCGAACTGCTCGAATGGGCGATGGCAAACCGCATTAACGTCTCCAAAGAGCTGTTCAGCGAGCCGGAATCGGCGGGTGTCGCTCTGCAAAGTCTTGGCGAAGCTATCAAGACCGGCGGCATCTATTATCGTGTCAGCGGCACAGACAAGGTTTCCGCGTTGCGTTCGATAGTGGAACTTATACATTTACCGCAGGAAGTTGACCGCGAGTTTCTGTTTAGTGTTCTGCTCGCTCGTGAAGAAATGGCTTCGACAGGTATTGGCGACGGCATCGCGATTCCGCACGTCAGGAACCCGATTGTTCTGCACGTTGAGCAGCCGATGATATCGCTTTGTTTTCTGGAGCAGCCGATTGACTTCAAGGCAATAGATGGCAGGCCGGTATATTGTTTGTTTACGATCATAAGTCCCACAGCTCGTGCGCATCTTCATTTATTATCACGTTTGAGTTTTATCCTGCAGGATGCAGCGTTGAAAAATTCAATCAGGAATCAGGACACGCGCGAAAATATTTTCGCTCACATAGCCCGCATTGAAAACGATTTGGATAATGCAAATAAAAGTGTAGCAAGTCAGGAGATGCCGTAA